In the Paenibacillus pabuli genome, one interval contains:
- a CDS encoding alpha-glycosidase — translation MILEAIYHRPKLNWSYAYDRSTMHLRLRSKRGDLDAVIAITGDKYAWEQTITHTPMRIFARDELFDYWEVETRPPYRRLRYGFQLVEGEKNVWMTERGFEEALPEHPLEFFDFPFMNPVDIFEPPAWVKDAVFYQIFPERYANGDPSISPKNAEPWGGEPTPVNFFGGDLQGVLDHLDHLSQLGVNAIYFCPLFEATTNHKYNTADYMKVDPHFGTNEQLKELVDACHQRGIRVVLDAVFNHSGREFPPFADVLANGAASPYADWFYVRDWPPRIEDGIPTYDTFAFEPLMPKLNTEHPEVKAYLLEVARYWIEEMDIDGWRLDVANEVDHQFWREFRQTVKAIKPDAYLLGEIWHDSLMWLQGDQFDAVMNYPFTNSVLDYAVHGKLDGLGFANEIGKLLAAYSQPVTEVAFNLLGSHDTPRLLTLCDGDIRKMKLAVTLLLTYPGAPCIYYGDEVGLDGGYDPGCRKCMEWDETKQNLELLDFFKQTIALRKEHPALRSTELKILHAEAGDPVIAMERVDSATGERFLIVLNAGDEACSIDLPLANQSVWRDLFTVTSIEAKQNKLSLKLEAYGFSLLQLDVKQPAEA, via the coding sequence GTGATTCTTGAAGCCATTTACCATCGTCCCAAATTAAACTGGTCCTATGCCTACGACCGGTCCACCATGCACCTGCGGCTGCGTTCCAAACGCGGAGATCTGGATGCCGTTATTGCCATTACGGGGGATAAGTATGCCTGGGAGCAGACCATCACCCACACACCCATGCGAATCTTCGCCCGGGATGAGCTGTTTGATTATTGGGAAGTCGAGACCCGGCCTCCCTACCGGAGATTACGTTACGGCTTCCAGCTGGTGGAGGGCGAGAAAAACGTCTGGATGACCGAGCGCGGATTTGAGGAAGCTCTGCCGGAACATCCGCTGGAATTCTTCGATTTTCCGTTTATGAATCCGGTCGACATTTTTGAACCGCCTGCCTGGGTCAAGGACGCGGTATTTTATCAGATTTTCCCTGAACGCTATGCGAACGGTGACCCTTCCATTAGTCCGAAGAACGCCGAGCCTTGGGGAGGGGAGCCTACACCGGTGAATTTCTTCGGGGGGGATCTGCAGGGTGTGCTTGATCATCTGGATCATCTGAGTCAGCTTGGGGTAAATGCGATCTACTTCTGTCCCCTGTTCGAGGCTACAACCAATCACAAGTACAATACAGCCGACTATATGAAGGTGGATCCGCATTTTGGGACCAATGAACAATTGAAAGAGCTGGTGGATGCCTGTCATCAGCGCGGCATTCGGGTTGTGTTGGACGCGGTATTCAACCATTCCGGTAGAGAGTTCCCGCCTTTTGCTGACGTATTGGCGAACGGGGCAGCTTCCCCCTATGCGGATTGGTTCTATGTCAGAGATTGGCCGCCACGCATTGAAGATGGCATACCGACCTACGATACCTTTGCCTTCGAACCACTTATGCCGAAGCTGAATACGGAGCATCCCGAGGTTAAGGCCTACCTGCTGGAGGTCGCGCGGTACTGGATTGAGGAAATGGACATCGATGGATGGAGACTGGACGTAGCAAACGAGGTAGATCATCAGTTCTGGCGTGAATTCCGTCAAACGGTAAAAGCCATCAAGCCTGACGCCTATTTGCTGGGTGAAATCTGGCATGATTCGTTGATGTGGCTGCAGGGAGATCAGTTCGATGCGGTGATGAACTACCCATTCACCAATTCGGTGCTGGACTATGCAGTTCACGGCAAGCTGGATGGACTCGGCTTCGCAAATGAGATCGGCAAGCTGCTCGCAGCCTACTCCCAGCCTGTGACCGAAGTTGCCTTCAATCTGCTGGGCAGCCATGATACGCCCAGACTGCTCACCCTGTGCGACGGGGATATCCGCAAGATGAAGCTTGCCGTTACACTGCTGCTCACGTATCCAGGTGCTCCCTGCATCTATTACGGAGACGAAGTGGGCCTCGATGGCGGATATGATCCTGGCTGCCGTAAATGTATGGAGTGGGATGAAACCAAGCAAAACCTTGAGCTTCTCGACTTCTTTAAGCAGACGATTGCCTTGCGCAAAGAGCACCCTGCACTGCGCAGCACCGAGTTGAAGATTCTCCATGCCGAAGCTGGAGATCCGGTTATTGCAATGGAACGAGTGGATTCAGCGACGGGAGAACGTTTCCTCATCGTGCTGAACGCTGGTGACGAAGCTTGCAGTATAGACTTGCCGCTGGCCAATCAGAGCGTCTGGCGCGACCTGTTTACGGTCACTTCTATCGAAGCAAAGCAAAATAAACTGTCTCTGAAACTGGAGGCATACGGCTTCTCCCTGCTGCAGCTCGATGTGAAACAACCTGCGGAGGCATGA